A region of Sphingobium baderi DNA encodes the following proteins:
- a CDS encoding arylsulfatase, which yields MMRTSMLAMAMTLASAPGMVGTAHATSSDTASRDILPVPVPSFSGTMEPSLRESKPVWADKVKAPAGAPNILLVLTDDVGFGASSTFGGPIPTPNLDRLAKQGARYNNFHTTAMCSPTRAALLTGRNHHGVGTGALTDIAMGFPGYNGELPATSATIGRILQGNGYSTAWFGKHHNVPGDESGETGPFTRWPTGLGFEEFYGFVGPETDQFRPTLYHGTQPVSLEGRDPTMLLDRDLIDHAIGWLHSQQAATPDKPFFLYYAPGSAHAPHQAPPEWMARFKGKFNDGWDAERARTVARQQEMGIIPKGTAVSPRPQALPAWDSLDADHQRLYGRYMEAYAAMLAYQDHEFGRLLDELERTGTLANTLIIFIEGDNGASGEGGPEGSVNELAKLTGQPDQSFEEQLRNIDKLGGPDSYQVYPAGWAWAMNAPFPLFKQIASHLGGTRNGLVVAWPNHIGQPQQMREQFHHVNDILPTVLEATGIPAPKFVDGAPQHSLDGVSMAYSFTGPSLPSRHAVQYFELLGNRAIYRDGWLAATNPGRMPWQQKSATEPQDFTWSLYNLKSDFAQAKDLAATEPKRLAEMQALFDAEARRNNVYPLRANLDPVESARMRRPETPRLNYVFWGELSLPWAKQPMLARGFTIDCDVTLSNASNGALVATGSNLGGWSFGLDKGIPFAIHAASSAEADQYRITATSPLPAGKQTLTFSFVPDAPRPGAPGLLTIAANGRTIGQGRIDRVGMMPAGPGETFDVGDDRGRPVTDYAGTPHFDGRIERIGITLGMKQ from the coding sequence ATGATGCGAACGTCGATGCTGGCGATGGCAATGACCCTGGCGAGCGCGCCGGGCATGGTAGGCACGGCCCATGCCACCTCATCAGATACGGCGTCGCGCGATATCCTGCCTGTTCCCGTCCCGTCCTTCAGCGGGACCATGGAACCTTCGCTCAGGGAATCGAAACCGGTCTGGGCGGACAAGGTCAAGGCGCCCGCAGGCGCGCCCAATATCCTGTTGGTGCTGACCGACGATGTCGGTTTCGGCGCGTCCAGTACCTTCGGCGGGCCGATTCCGACCCCCAATCTCGACCGGCTGGCGAAACAAGGCGCGCGTTATAATAATTTCCATACCACCGCCATGTGCTCGCCGACGCGCGCGGCGTTGCTGACGGGACGCAATCATCATGGCGTGGGCACTGGCGCGTTGACCGACATCGCCATGGGCTTTCCGGGTTATAATGGCGAACTGCCTGCGACCTCCGCCACGATTGGCCGCATATTGCAAGGCAATGGTTACAGCACGGCCTGGTTTGGCAAGCACCACAATGTGCCGGGCGACGAATCGGGCGAAACCGGCCCCTTCACGCGCTGGCCGACGGGCCTGGGTTTCGAGGAGTTTTATGGCTTCGTGGGACCAGAGACGGACCAATTCCGCCCGACGCTCTATCACGGAACCCAACCGGTCAGCCTGGAAGGCCGCGATCCGACGATGCTGCTGGACCGGGATTTGATCGACCATGCGATCGGCTGGCTGCACAGCCAACAGGCCGCCACGCCCGACAAGCCCTTCTTTCTCTATTATGCACCCGGTTCCGCCCACGCGCCTCATCAGGCGCCTCCCGAATGGATGGCCCGGTTCAAGGGCAAGTTCAACGATGGCTGGGATGCAGAACGCGCCAGAACGGTCGCGCGGCAGCAAGAGATGGGCATCATTCCCAAGGGGACGGCGGTGTCACCCCGCCCTCAGGCGCTGCCAGCATGGGACAGTCTCGACGCCGATCATCAGCGCCTCTATGGCCGCTATATGGAAGCCTATGCGGCCATGCTGGCCTATCAGGACCATGAATTTGGGCGATTGCTGGACGAATTGGAGCGCACCGGCACGCTTGCCAATACATTGATCATCTTCATCGAGGGCGACAATGGAGCCAGCGGCGAAGGCGGCCCCGAAGGCAGCGTCAACGAACTCGCCAAGCTGACCGGACAGCCGGACCAGAGCTTCGAGGAACAGCTCCGCAATATCGACAAGCTTGGAGGCCCCGACAGCTATCAGGTCTATCCGGCCGGCTGGGCTTGGGCCATGAACGCCCCCTTCCCCCTGTTCAAGCAGATCGCTTCCCATCTGGGCGGCACGCGCAATGGACTGGTCGTTGCATGGCCCAATCATATCGGCCAGCCGCAGCAAATGCGCGAGCAGTTCCATCACGTCAACGACATCCTGCCGACCGTGCTGGAGGCTACCGGCATACCGGCGCCGAAATTCGTCGACGGCGCCCCTCAGCATAGCCTGGACGGGGTAAGCATGGCCTACAGCTTTACGGGCCCCTCCCTCCCCAGCCGCCATGCCGTCCAATATTTCGAATTATTGGGCAATCGCGCAATCTATCGTGACGGATGGCTGGCGGCGACCAATCCGGGCCGGATGCCTTGGCAGCAGAAATCGGCCACCGAACCGCAAGACTTCACATGGTCGCTCTATAATCTCAAAAGCGATTTCGCGCAGGCAAAGGACCTGGCGGCAACCGAACCGAAGCGGCTGGCCGAGATGCAGGCGCTGTTCGATGCGGAAGCGCGTCGCAACAATGTCTATCCCTTGCGCGCCAATCTGGACCCGGTCGAATCCGCGCGCATGCGGCGGCCGGAAACCCCAAGATTGAACTATGTCTTCTGGGGAGAGCTGAGTCTGCCCTGGGCGAAGCAACCGATGCTGGCTCGCGGCTTCACGATCGACTGCGATGTCACGCTGTCCAACGCTTCCAATGGCGCGCTTGTCGCCACCGGCAGCAACCTGGGCGGTTGGTCCTTTGGCCTGGACAAGGGCATCCCCTTCGCCATCCACGCCGCATCCAGCGCGGAAGCGGACCAGTATCGTATCACTGCCACCTCTCCTCTCCCGGCCGGAAAGCAGACCCTGACATTCTCTTTCGTGCCGGATGCGCCCAGACCGGGAGCCCCCGGCCTTCTCACCATCGCCGCCAATGGCCGCACTATCGGCCAGGGCCGGATCGACCGGGTCGGCATGATGCCCGCTGGCCCCGGTGAAACCTTCGATGTGGGTGACGATCGTGGCCGCCCGGTAACCGATTATGCAGGAACACCGCATTTTGACGGACGCATTGAACGCATCGGCATCACTCTGGGCATGAAGCAGTGA
- a CDS encoding DUF177 domain-containing protein: MNDNPAPEFSRPVRLDQLGRHADPTAIVANEAEREALARRFNLLALDRLEADYALAQEDGAIIARGHVKADLAQPCVATGVPVPETIDSDFLLRFVAEDQMQPEGEELELDAEDCDTIGYTGNVIDMGEAVAETVALAMTPYPRSPQADIHLREAGVMSEEQASPFAALLSIKGAKE; the protein is encoded by the coding sequence ATGAACGACAACCCGGCACCTGAATTTTCGCGGCCCGTACGGCTCGATCAGCTTGGTCGCCACGCCGATCCCACGGCCATCGTCGCGAACGAGGCGGAACGCGAAGCATTGGCGCGCCGTTTCAACCTGCTCGCGCTCGACCGGCTGGAAGCGGATTATGCGCTGGCGCAAGAGGATGGCGCGATCATCGCGCGGGGTCATGTGAAGGCCGATCTGGCTCAGCCCTGCGTCGCCACTGGCGTGCCGGTGCCAGAGACGATCGACAGCGATTTCCTGCTGCGCTTCGTGGCCGAGGACCAGATGCAGCCCGAAGGCGAGGAACTGGAACTCGATGCGGAGGATTGCGACACCATCGGCTATACAGGCAACGTCATCGACATGGGCGAAGCAGTCGCGGAAACGGTGGCGCTGGCGATGACGCCCTATCCCCGCTCGCCGCAGGCAGACATCCATCTGCGCGAAGCGGGTGTCATGTCGGAGGAGCAGGCCAGTCCCTTCGCGGCCCTTCTCTCGATCAAGGGCGCCAAGGAATGA
- a CDS encoding TetR/AcrR family transcriptional regulator — translation MTAIFHLIGKSIDRLFFQAYALIIDSLLILGSGRVKHCWIGAERHMARLPLKKKSGSAADDIIRAAERLFGEEGVSSISLRHIATAASQVNNFAVQYHFGDKDGLIRAIFERRLPFVENRRRHMLEAARPAGFDLEKLIEATFRPIIEEVDENGRRSYARFLAQIVNDKRSAHHWTEVRSLVPSVAEITQEQARLCPALSKEKLVFRLQLVNILMLQAIYLADEDGCDARAFEAKFMDAVRMAAAALGAP, via the coding sequence ATGACGGCGATTTTTCATCTGATCGGCAAATCAATCGACCGTCTATTTTTTCAGGCATATGCCTTAATAATTGACAGTCTGCTAATATTGGGATCAGGAAGAGTCAAGCATTGCTGGATAGGCGCTGAGAGACATATGGCCCGTTTGCCCCTTAAGAAAAAAAGCGGCAGCGCGGCGGATGATATCATCCGCGCGGCGGAACGCCTCTTCGGTGAGGAGGGGGTGTCCTCCATATCGTTGCGTCACATCGCGACCGCCGCCAGCCAGGTGAACAATTTCGCCGTCCAATATCATTTCGGCGACAAGGACGGGCTGATCCGGGCGATATTCGAACGGCGCCTTCCCTTTGTGGAAAACCGTCGCCGGCATATGCTGGAAGCAGCCCGGCCTGCTGGTTTTGATCTGGAAAAGCTGATCGAGGCGACCTTTCGGCCCATCATCGAAGAAGTCGACGAAAATGGGCGTCGCAGCTATGCGCGTTTCCTGGCGCAGATCGTCAACGACAAGCGGTCGGCCCATCACTGGACGGAGGTGCGCTCGCTCGTGCCTTCCGTGGCGGAAATCACCCAGGAACAGGCCCGGCTTTGCCCGGCGCTGAGCAAGGAAAAGCTCGTTTTCCGGCTCCAGCTCGTGAATATATTGATGCTGCAAGCCATATATCTGGCCGACGAGGATGGATGCGACGCCCGCGCCTTTGAAGCGAAATTCATGGATGCGGTACGCATGGCCGCCGCCGCGCTGGGAGCCCCTTGA
- a CDS encoding cupin domain-containing protein, with product MQIADFDVDLFLRDHWQKRPLLIRNPWKEWRNPLDPDELAGLACEEGVESRLITRDAGRLAAESGPLAETRFGELDSNPWTLLVQAVDHHAPEVAELVEPFRFVPDWRIDDVMVSYATDGGGVGPHYDQYDVFLVQGLGKRRWRVGPRCDSATPLLPHDDLRLIADFEATGDWILEPGDILYVPPCFAHEGVAVSDDCMTYSIGFRAPSRAELIESWCEHQADGLPDEDRYTDPDLTLQANPGEIATSAIDRLHEMVMEALSDRDAFARWFGLYNSLPKYAETDWRPEEAIGQQAVRALLAESVPLSRNPASRFSFIRQKEETLLLFVDGHCFDCAGDTALLAERLCAGSTIMDPALAASAPAAVLIAALIDQGSLAFDDED from the coding sequence ATGCAAATTGCCGATTTCGACGTCGACCTGTTCCTGCGCGACCATTGGCAGAAACGCCCGCTGCTGATCCGCAACCCATGGAAAGAGTGGCGTAATCCGCTCGACCCGGACGAATTGGCGGGCCTCGCCTGCGAAGAGGGCGTGGAATCACGCCTCATCACACGCGACGCAGGCCGTCTGGCGGCGGAAAGCGGTCCGCTGGCCGAAACCCGCTTCGGCGAACTCGACAGCAACCCCTGGACGCTGCTGGTGCAGGCCGTGGACCATCATGCGCCCGAGGTAGCCGAACTGGTCGAACCGTTCCGTTTCGTGCCTGACTGGCGCATCGACGATGTGATGGTCAGCTATGCCACGGACGGAGGCGGGGTCGGGCCGCATTACGACCAATATGACGTGTTTCTGGTGCAGGGACTGGGCAAGCGGCGATGGCGCGTAGGACCGCGATGCGATTCCGCGACGCCGCTGCTGCCGCACGACGACCTGCGCCTGATTGCCGATTTCGAAGCGACGGGCGACTGGATACTCGAACCCGGCGATATTCTCTATGTCCCGCCCTGTTTCGCACATGAAGGGGTGGCGGTCAGCGACGATTGCATGACCTATTCAATCGGTTTTCGCGCACCGTCGCGCGCCGAGCTGATCGAAAGCTGGTGCGAGCATCAGGCCGACGGATTGCCGGATGAGGATCGCTATACCGATCCCGACCTGACGCTACAGGCCAATCCCGGCGAAATCGCCACGTCGGCCATCGACCGTCTGCACGAAATGGTGATGGAGGCTCTGTCCGATCGCGATGCCTTCGCCCGTTGGTTCGGGCTTTACAACAGCCTGCCCAAATATGCCGAAACGGACTGGCGGCCGGAAGAGGCGATCGGGCAGCAGGCCGTGCGCGCGCTGCTGGCCGAAAGCGTACCGCTCAGCCGCAACCCGGCCAGCCGCTTTTCCTTCATCCGGCAGAAGGAAGAAACGCTCCTGCTATTCGTGGACGGCCATTGCTTCGACTGCGCGGGCGATACGGCCTTGCTGGCCGAACGGTTATGCGCGGGATCGACCATAATGGACCCGGCCCTTGCCGCATCGGCTCCTGCCGCTGTGCTGATTGCGGCCCTGATCGACCAGGGCAGCCTGGCGTTTGATGACGAGGACTGA
- a CDS encoding outer membrane protein assembly factor BamE — translation MRQFSRQSRSGRIMLAVGLCALLLGTSGCTRIRTHQGYQVDKLLVDSVQPGIDNRASVEGTLGRPSFAAQFGDQDWYYVSRDMRSLAFSNPKPVAQTVLHVRFDPAGNVVAVDRMGLEDVAKVKPWGEKTPTLGRHRSLFQEIFGNIGAVGAGGMGGGGGATSPGGGPNGS, via the coding sequence ATGCGCCAGTTCAGCCGCCAATCCCGCAGCGGGCGGATCATGCTCGCGGTCGGCCTTTGCGCGCTGCTTCTGGGCACGTCGGGCTGCACGCGGATTCGTACGCATCAGGGGTATCAGGTCGACAAACTGCTGGTCGATTCGGTGCAGCCGGGCATCGACAACCGCGCATCGGTGGAAGGCACTTTGGGCCGCCCCAGCTTCGCGGCGCAGTTCGGCGATCAGGACTGGTATTATGTGTCCCGCGATATGCGGTCGCTGGCCTTTTCCAATCCCAAGCCTGTGGCGCAGACCGTCCTGCATGTGCGATTCGACCCGGCCGGCAACGTCGTGGCGGTCGACCGGATGGGCCTTGAAGATGTGGCGAAGGTGAAGCCCTGGGGTGAAAAGACCCCGACGCTGGGCCGTCATCGCAGCCTGTTCCAGGAAATCTTCGGCAATATCGGGGCGGTGGGCGCTGGCGGCATGGGCGGCGGCGGCGGCGCGACCAGTCCGGGCGGTGGCCCTAACGGTAGCTGA
- a CDS encoding ubiquinol-cytochrome C chaperone family protein — translation MSIPAPSFLQRLFGRRDPKEGLMPLYHAVVAEGRQPHWYAKGAVPDTLDGRFDMIVAILAQVLIRLEQQGAKQESVWLTELFVDDMDGQLRQEGIGDVVVGKHIGRMVSALGGRLAAYRAALEGDGDLGEALRRNLYRGAEPSTDALAHVEGALRERWIRLGCLSRDALLTGDLG, via the coding sequence ATGTCCATACCCGCCCCGTCCTTCCTCCAGCGCCTGTTCGGGCGGCGCGATCCCAAAGAAGGGCTGATGCCGCTTTATCACGCCGTCGTGGCGGAGGGCCGCCAGCCGCACTGGTATGCGAAAGGCGCGGTTCCCGATACGCTGGACGGACGTTTCGATATGATCGTCGCCATATTGGCGCAGGTGCTGATCCGGCTGGAGCAGCAGGGGGCCAAGCAGGAAAGCGTGTGGCTGACCGAATTGTTCGTGGACGACATGGACGGCCAGCTCCGGCAGGAAGGGATAGGCGACGTCGTCGTCGGCAAGCATATCGGCCGCATGGTGAGCGCGCTGGGTGGGCGCCTGGCGGCCTATCGCGCCGCGTTGGAAGGGGACGGCGACCTTGGCGAAGCGTTGCGCCGCAACCTCTATCGCGGGGCCGAGCCTTCGACCGATGCCCTCGCCCATGTCGAGGGCGCATTGCGCGAACGCTGGATACGGCTGGGCTGCCTGTCCCGCGATGCGCTGCTGACGGGAGACCTTGGATGA
- a CDS encoding rRNA large subunit pseudouridine synthase E has product MTLILFNKPYGVLCQFTDESTGPPRPTLAAFIDMPGVYPAGRLDLDSEGLLLLTDDGRLQARIADPRFKVPKTYLVQVEGDPDKAALESLRGGLRLKDGPTLPAQVERIEEPALWPRDPPVRFRKTVPDCWLRLTIREGRNRQVRRMTAAVGHPTLRLVRWRIGDWTLDGIGQGQWREAEKIG; this is encoded by the coding sequence ATGACGCTCATCCTGTTCAACAAGCCCTATGGCGTGTTGTGCCAGTTCACCGACGAAAGCACCGGCCCGCCACGTCCGACGCTGGCCGCGTTCATCGACATGCCGGGCGTCTATCCCGCCGGGCGGCTGGACCTCGACAGCGAAGGGTTGTTGCTGCTGACCGACGATGGCCGGTTACAGGCGCGGATCGCCGATCCCCGCTTCAAGGTGCCGAAAACCTATCTGGTGCAGGTTGAAGGTGATCCCGACAAGGCTGCGCTGGAATCATTGCGGGGCGGCCTGCGCCTCAAGGATGGCCCGACTTTGCCAGCTCAGGTCGAACGCATCGAAGAACCGGCGCTCTGGCCGCGCGATCCACCGGTTCGGTTTCGCAAGACCGTGCCGGATTGCTGGCTGCGACTGACGATCCGCGAAGGGCGCAACCGGCAAGTGCGGCGCATGACGGCAGCAGTCGGACATCCGACGCTGCGGCTGGTGCGCTGGCGTATCGGCGACTGGACGCTCGATGGAATTGGACAGGGCCAATGGCGCGAAGCGGAAAAGATCGGCTAG
- the cobA gene encoding uroporphyrinogen-III C-methyltransferase has protein sequence MQQNELIAPGEVWLVGAGPGDPDLLTRKAEKLIVAAEIVFYDALVGPGVLDLVPDSTEVVSVGKRSGRHSKAQESINDLLLVAAKAGKRVVRLKGGDPSVFGRSAEEMAYLAEEGIPVRICPGITTASAAAASGNASLTLRGVARGLTLVTAHLKAGEPLQLDWDVLARAGGTLGIYMGRAAASEISRSLIAAGRNPETPVMVAVNVSLPNERLIRGKLSALAFLVATISDEDPTLLLIGEAVAGFTQEHEVGKHLYCTTE, from the coding sequence ATGCAGCAGAATGAGCTTATCGCCCCCGGTGAGGTCTGGCTGGTCGGCGCCGGACCGGGCGACCCGGACCTGCTCACCCGAAAAGCCGAAAAGCTGATCGTGGCGGCGGAGATTGTCTTTTACGACGCGCTGGTGGGACCAGGCGTGCTGGACCTCGTGCCGGACAGCACGGAAGTGGTGAGCGTCGGCAAACGCTCCGGCCGTCACAGCAAGGCACAGGAAAGCATCAATGACCTGCTGCTTGTCGCGGCGAAAGCGGGCAAGCGCGTCGTGCGCCTCAAGGGCGGCGATCCATCGGTCTTCGGACGGTCGGCGGAAGAAATGGCATATTTGGCGGAGGAAGGGATTCCGGTCCGCATCTGTCCCGGCATCACCACCGCCAGCGCGGCGGCGGCAAGCGGCAACGCCTCGCTTACCTTGCGGGGTGTGGCGCGCGGACTGACGCTGGTGACGGCGCATCTCAAGGCGGGCGAACCGCTGCAACTCGACTGGGACGTGCTGGCGCGCGCCGGCGGCACGCTGGGCATCTATATGGGCCGCGCGGCCGCGAGCGAGATCAGCCGTTCCCTGATCGCCGCCGGACGCAATCCCGAAACGCCAGTGATGGTGGCAGTCAATGTGTCGCTACCCAATGAACGGCTTATCCGGGGCAAGCTCTCGGCACTTGCCTTCCTCGTCGCGACGATCAGCGATGAAGATCCAACGCTGCTGCTGATCGGCGAAGCCGTTGCGGGCTTCACGCAGGAGCATGAGGTGGGCAAGCACCTATATTGCACAACCGAATGA
- the dinB gene encoding DNA polymerase IV — translation MESSPPQPRKIIHIDMDAFYASVEQRDDPTLRGKPIAVGGGGPRGVVATASYEARTFGVRSAMPGARARRLCPGLIFVPPRFEAYRAVSGQVRDIFFRFTDVVQPLSLDEAYLDVTANKPGIASATRVAEEIRRIIREETGLTASAGVSYNKLIAKLASDQNKPDGLCVVRPQEGAAFIAKMPVRRIHGIGPVTARRMQALGIETGADLRARDLAFLQAHFGSAALFYYRAARGQDDRPVHERQGRKSVSVEDTFFDDLTEEARLIEEMDRIAANLWSRVEKSGGYGRTVVLKIKFADFRIITRSRSFPSALRSADLLAETGRMLLRAQLPLRMGARLLGLGVHNLEGDAEEGDQLALAL, via the coding sequence ATGGAATCCTCGCCGCCACAGCCGCGCAAGATCATCCATATCGACATGGATGCCTTTTACGCGTCGGTTGAACAGCGCGACGATCCCACGCTCCGGGGCAAGCCGATCGCGGTCGGCGGAGGCGGTCCGCGCGGCGTGGTGGCAACCGCCAGCTATGAAGCGCGAACCTTCGGCGTGCGCTCCGCCATGCCTGGCGCGCGGGCGCGGCGGCTATGCCCCGGTCTCATTTTCGTGCCGCCCCGTTTCGAAGCCTATCGCGCCGTTTCCGGGCAGGTGCGGGACATATTTTTCCGCTTCACCGACGTCGTCCAGCCGCTCTCGCTGGACGAAGCCTATCTGGACGTCACCGCGAACAAGCCGGGCATCGCCTCCGCCACGCGCGTGGCGGAGGAAATCCGCCGCATCATCCGCGAGGAAACCGGCCTTACCGCTTCGGCGGGCGTGTCCTACAACAAGCTGATCGCCAAGCTCGCGTCGGACCAGAACAAACCCGATGGCCTGTGCGTGGTCCGTCCGCAGGAGGGCGCGGCCTTTATCGCGAAGATGCCGGTCCGGCGAATACACGGCATCGGCCCGGTCACGGCCCGGCGGATGCAGGCGCTGGGCATCGAAACCGGCGCGGATCTGCGGGCGCGCGACCTTGCTTTCCTTCAGGCGCATTTCGGCAGCGCGGCGCTGTTCTATTATCGGGCGGCGCGCGGTCAGGACGACCGTCCAGTCCATGAACGGCAGGGACGCAAGTCCGTCAGCGTCGAGGACACCTTCTTCGACGATCTGACAGAGGAAGCGCGGCTGATCGAGGAGATGGATCGGATCGCGGCCAATCTCTGGAGCCGGGTCGAGAAATCCGGCGGCTATGGCCGGACCGTGGTGCTCAAGATCAAATTCGCCGATTTCCGCATCATCACCCGGTCCCGCAGCTTTCCGTCTGCCCTGCGCTCGGCGGACCTGCTGGCCGAAACGGGGCGCATGTTGCTGCGCGCCCAGCTCCCGCTACGAATGGGCGCGCGTTTGCTGGGGCTGGGCGTGCATAATCTGGAAGGCGATGCGGAAGAGGGCGATCAACTCGCCCTCGCCCTTTGA
- a CDS encoding formylglycine-generating enzyme family protein, with amino-acid sequence MTFIAGDAFWMGSDEHYPEEAPARQVRVDDFWIDTLPVTNRQFKQFVATTGYVTLAEMAPDPADYPDASPHMLRAGSSLFVPPEKKVSLSNSLQWWTFCFGADWRHPAGPDSSIDALLDHPVVHIAYADASAYATWVGKDLPTEAEWEFAARGGLDRAAFAWGDALTPDGKMMANYWQGAFPTENLMTDGYAGTSPVGAFPPNGYGLYDMIGNVWEWTADWYSAGAKGKDSPSCCIPSNPRGGDERGSHDPSDPGAAFPRKTLKGGSHLCAENYCQRYRPAARYPQTIDTSTSHIGFRCVVR; translated from the coding sequence ATGACCTTCATTGCGGGGGACGCCTTTTGGATGGGCTCGGACGAACATTATCCTGAAGAGGCGCCCGCCCGTCAGGTTCGCGTCGATGATTTCTGGATCGACACCCTGCCTGTGACCAATCGGCAGTTCAAGCAATTCGTGGCGACCACAGGCTATGTAACGCTTGCGGAAATGGCCCCCGACCCAGCGGATTATCCTGATGCCTCACCCCATATGTTGCGGGCCGGCTCATCGCTATTCGTTCCTCCTGAAAAAAAGGTAAGCTTATCCAACAGCCTGCAATGGTGGACCTTTTGCTTTGGCGCGGATTGGCGGCATCCCGCTGGACCGGACAGTTCGATCGACGCATTGCTCGACCATCCGGTCGTCCATATCGCCTATGCTGATGCCAGCGCCTATGCGACATGGGTGGGTAAGGATCTGCCAACTGAGGCCGAATGGGAATTTGCCGCGCGCGGCGGGCTGGATCGCGCGGCTTTTGCCTGGGGCGATGCACTGACGCCGGACGGAAAGATGATGGCCAATTATTGGCAAGGGGCCTTTCCAACGGAAAATCTCATGACCGATGGCTATGCCGGGACATCTCCGGTGGGCGCCTTTCCACCCAATGGCTATGGGCTTTACGACATGATCGGCAATGTCTGGGAATGGACAGCCGACTGGTACAGCGCCGGCGCCAAGGGAAAGGATTCGCCATCCTGTTGCATTCCCAGCAACCCGCGCGGTGGGGATGAAAGGGGCAGCCATGATCCTTCCGATCCCGGAGCAGCCTTTCCCCGCAAAACCCTCAAGGGCGGGTCGCATCTCTGCGCGGAAAATTATTGCCAGCGCTATCGCCCTGCGGCGCGCTATCCCCAGACAATCGACACCTCCACTTCTCATATCGGATTCCGATGCGTAGTGCGTTGA
- a CDS encoding DUF1134 domain-containing protein codes for MIGTLARVVTRFARGGTLVAAMAGMALTPLAAQAQIRTVDPNTAIDADLAPPPPASNAPTDPGVDTTVAPDSGVYNDQTGGNASTTAATATGAPVTANSPPPAPSPSDSYQEDDLIGAAEGVFGKGAEGLAGLIEKILKDQGRPNAYIAGREASGALVVGLRYGSGTLNHKIEGKREVYWTGPSIGFDVGGNAGNTFVLVYNLYDTQDLYHRFPAAEGTAYLVGGFNASYLRWGSVVLIPIRMGVGYRLGINAGYMKFTEKRNWLPF; via the coding sequence ATGATCGGGACTTTGGCGCGGGTCGTGACCCGCTTTGCGCGCGGCGGCACGCTTGTCGCGGCAATGGCGGGTATGGCGCTGACGCCGCTTGCCGCGCAGGCACAGATCCGCACTGTGGACCCCAACACGGCGATCGATGCCGATCTCGCCCCGCCGCCCCCGGCCAGCAACGCGCCGACCGATCCGGGCGTGGACACCACGGTCGCCCCCGACAGCGGCGTCTATAACGACCAGACCGGCGGCAACGCCTCCACCACCGCCGCCACCGCGACGGGCGCCCCTGTCACGGCCAATTCTCCTCCACCCGCGCCTTCGCCCAGCGATTCCTATCAGGAGGACGACCTGATCGGCGCGGCCGAGGGCGTTTTCGGCAAGGGCGCCGAAGGGTTGGCTGGACTCATCGAAAAAATCCTGAAGGATCAGGGCCGTCCCAATGCCTATATCGCAGGGCGCGAAGCGTCGGGCGCGCTGGTGGTCGGGCTGCGCTATGGATCAGGCACGCTCAATCACAAGATCGAGGGCAAGCGGGAAGTTTACTGGACCGGGCCGTCGATCGGCTTCGATGTCGGCGGCAATGCGGGTAACACCTTCGTGCTAGTCTATAATCTCTACGACACGCAGGACCTTTACCACCGCTTCCCCGCGGCCGAAGGCACGGCCTATCTGGTCGGGGGTTTCAATGCCAGCTATCTGCGCTGGGGCAGCGTCGTGCTGATCCCGATCCGCATGGGCGTGGGATACCGGCTGGGCATCAACGCGGGCTATATGAAGTTCACGGAAAAGCGGAATTGGCTGCCCTTCTGA